Proteins encoded by one window of Cuniculiplasma divulgatum:
- a CDS encoding acyl-CoA thioesterase: MENIQSTKIQMRYGDLDALGHVNNAVFLTYYELGRTNFFREYLGGFISRDVSFVVNHAEIDFKAPIHFEDEPVVLTWISGLGRTSCVFSHKIISEDYKKIFSEGKTVVVWVDSSLRKKEIQTELREKLEKLMINYV; this comes from the coding sequence ATGGAGAATATTCAATCCACCAAAATACAGATGAGATACGGCGATTTGGACGCACTTGGGCACGTGAACAATGCAGTGTTTTTAACATACTATGAACTGGGACGAACAAACTTCTTCAGAGAGTATTTGGGAGGATTTATTTCACGGGATGTTAGTTTCGTAGTGAATCATGCTGAGATAGATTTTAAAGCACCCATTCATTTTGAAGATGAACCTGTTGTACTCACATGGATATCAGGTCTCGGCAGAACTAGCTGTGTATTTAGCCATAAAATTATATCTGAAGACTATAAAAAAATATTTTCAGAGGGAAAGACCGTTGTCGTATGGGTCGACAGTAGTTTACGAAAAAAGGAGATACAGACGGAACTGAGAGAAAAGCTTGAAAAGTTGATGATAAATTATGTTTAA
- a CDS encoding MarR family winged helix-turn-helix transcriptional regulator, protein MDRENNQVDDYTRIWRSLGTIYKLMYNGMEKKFDEVGSNVLEYRILRILAESGKKTMANLADLNFVTQAWITGMTDKMEEKGYVKRVRSSDDRRVIYVELTEKGKEFIEKMRKVHDEFLKSFLSFIPPDDTSKMADIVENFSEELEKRVVTSL, encoded by the coding sequence ATGGATCGTGAAAATAATCAGGTTGATGATTATACAAGAATTTGGAGAAGCCTTGGAACTATATACAAGCTTATGTACAACGGAATGGAAAAGAAATTTGATGAAGTTGGGAGTAATGTTCTCGAATATAGAATATTAAGAATTCTTGCCGAATCTGGGAAGAAAACCATGGCTAATCTCGCGGACCTGAACTTTGTAACACAGGCCTGGATAACAGGAATGACTGACAAGATGGAAGAGAAGGGATATGTAAAAAGGGTTAGATCTTCAGATGATAGAAGGGTTATATATGTTGAACTAACTGAAAAGGGGAAGGAATTCATTGAGAAAATGAGAAAAGTACACGATGAATTTTTAAAGAGCTTCCTTTCATTTATACCTCCCGACGATACCTCAAAAATGGCAGATATTGTGGAGAACTTTTCCGAGGAACTGGAAAAAAGAGTTGTTACCTCTTTATAA